The DNA segment TCGGCGAGGGGGACCGCGCATGAGGTTCGCGAACGTCACCGCCGCGGAATCGCTGAAGCTCACCAGCACACGGCTCTGGTGGATCCTGTTGCTCGTCCTGTTCGGCTACGTCGCGTTTATCGCCGCCCTGCTCGCGGGACTGTTCGGGGCGATGGGCGAGCAGCTGTCGGCGACACCGGGATCCCCGCAGCTGCCAGATGCGACGCTCCCGCCCGTGGTGTACAGCACCGCGTCGGCCGTGGGCTACGTGTTCCCCGTGCTGCTCGGCGCCCTCGCGACGACGTCGGAGTTCCGTCACCAGACGCTCACGCCGACCTTCCTTGCCACTCCGCGCCGTGGCGTGGTACTGCTCGCGAAGATCGTGGTGCTCGCCGTCGCTGGCGCCCTCTACGGGGTCGTCGCGCTCGTCGCATCCATCGGCCTAGGTGCGCCGATCCTCGCCGCGACGGGCGTTCCGACTGCGCTGGGCGATTCGGAGACCTGGATGCTCGCTGCCCGCGTCGTGCTCGCGATGTCGCTCTGGGCGGTCGTCGGCGTCGGCCTCGGCGTGCTCGTGCCCAACCAGGTCGCCGCGATCGTGATCGTGCTCGCCTTCACCCAGTTCGTCGAGCCGATCCTGCGGTTCGGCGCGACGATCTGGGAGTGGACGGCGCAGATCGGCCAGTTTCTGCCGGGAGCGGCGAGCGATGCGCTGGTCGGGGCGAGCATCTTCACCTCCCTCGGCCCCGGACAGGTCGAGACGGTGTCGCTCGAGTGGTGGCAGGGCGGCCTTGTGCTGTTCGTCATCGCTGCGGTCGCCGCCCTCGCCGGGTACTTCGGTGCCTGGAAACGCGACGTGACGTGACGCGCTGCGGTGGGCGCGGGCGCGGCGGCGCAGGTGGCTGGACTAGGATTTCCCGCATGCTCCGACACGAGACAAGCGGGTTCTGATGCTCGAAGAGGAGTACCAGGCCAGCCACCGTCCGTTCGGCGCCCAGCGCAATCTGCCGCCCCTGCAGGTGCCGTTCGAGTACGAGATCCGCGCGGTCGAGGCCGCCGACCTGCCCGACATCCGCGAGATCTACAACCACTACGTGGCCAACTCGACCGTCACCTTCGACGAGAAGCCGATGACGCTCGCGCAGCTCCGCGCCAAGTTCGCGCAGCTCGGCAAGCTCGGCCTGCCCTTCATCGTGGCGGTGAGCCCCAACGGGCACGTGCTCGGCTACGCCTACGTGTTCCCGTGGAAGACGAAGGCCGCCTATCGGTTCACGGTCGAGAACTCGATCTACCTCGGACCGGCCGCGACCGGCAAGGGCCTGGGCAAAGCGCTCATGGGCGAGCTCATCACCCGGTCGAAAGCCGCCGGGCTCAAGGAGATCGTCGCTGTCATCGCTGACCGCGGCGCCGACGCATCCATCCGACTGCACGAGCACTTCGGCTTCAAGCAGATCGGCCACATGGGCAAGGTGGGCTTCAAGTTCAACCGCTGGCTCGGCACGATCCTTATGCAGAAGAGCCTGAAGTAGCGGACCTAGGTCCGCGGCGTCGCTCCTCGGATGAGCACAAGGCCGGCGACGGCCGCCGCGGTGCTCGGCACCAGGCTCCAGACTGCGACGCCCAGTGCCCCGTTCTCGGTGAACCAGCCACCGATTAGCGGCCAGCTCCCTGTGTCGGTTGCGAGCCAGGCGAGTCCGACGGTGATGAGGGCAAGCGCGGCGAAGAAAACGAGCATCCCTCTCGAGCGCCACCGCACGTAGACGGCGGCTGTTGCCGCGCCGACGAAGAAAAAGAAGAGGAAGGCAAGCAGGAACAGGGCGAAGCGCTGCAGCGGGGTGTCGGCATCGAAGAAGACCACGTCGAACATTGCCCCGCCGAGACCCCAGCCGCCGGTTGCCCGTTCCAGCTCCGCGAGCACGGTCATTCCGAGCGCGTAGTAGATGCTGAGCAGCACGAAGGTCAGTGATGATCCGAGGTAGAAGTCGCGCCGTGTCACGCCATAGCCGAGGGCGAAGGGGAATGCGGCATTGATTGCCTGCACCGCGACAACGAGCATGTAGACGAAGATGAACGTCGAAGCCCCGCTGAACTGCATCCCCTCCGCGGCGTCGACCCGGTCCGCTGGAGGCAATGCGCTCGCGAGAATCCACCAGATCAACAGATTCACGAGGAAAATGAATCCGAGAATCAACCAGGGGAGCACGAGGAGCGGTACCTTCTGGGTCAGGTGCAGCCGGGCGACGTTGACGATGCGCGTGACCGCCCCACTGGTCGCAGGTCGGGTTACCCGGGTGTCGATTGTCATGCGCTCTGCTCGAATTCTCTCGAGGACGAGTTCGTCCTGTGGACAATCAGTTGTTGGAGGGAGACAGGCGACAACTCGAGGCCGGCATCGCCGGCTGCGTGGCGCTCATCGGAGGTGAGTGCGTGGATCGTGACCGACGCGAGGCCGCCAACCCCCTTGCGGGACAGCGCCGCCCGGTCGCCGACAAACGCGTCGACGGCGCCTCGCGGGCCGACCACCGTGGTGGCGGAACTGCGCACATCATCGGCGGCGCCGTCGATGATGACCCGGCCCTGGTCGAGTACGATCACGTGCTCGAGCAGATTGCTGACCTCGTCGATCAGGTGGGTCGAGAGGATGACAGTGCGCGGATGCACCGCGTAATCCTCGAGGAGCCGGTCGTAGAAGGTCTGCCGCGCGACGGCATCCAGTCCTAGGTAGGGCTCGTCGAAGAAGGTCAGTGGCGCCCGCGACGCGAGGCCGACCACCACGCCGACGGCGGAGAGCTGGCCGCGGGAGAGTTTCTTCACCCGGCGGTTCGTCGGGATGCGGAAGTCGTCGATGAGCTGCTCGGCAAAGCTGGCATCCCACCCGCTGAAGAACCACGGCGCACTTGTGAACACGTGCTTCACGGAGAAGTCCTCCGGATACGTCTGGCTCTCCTTGATGAAGCAGATGCGTTCGAGCACGCTCGCTGTCTCGACGGGCGAGCGCCCGAATATTTCGATTGTGCCTGAGGTGGCGAATTGCTGACCCGTGAGGAGCTGCATGAGGGTGGTCTTGCCTGCGCCGTTGCGGCCGAGTAGACCGCAGATCTTGTTCTGGCTGACGGAGAAGCTGACGTCGTCGAGCGCGACAACCTTTCCGAATCTCTTGCTGAGGCCCTTGACCTCGATGACGGTGCTCATGCCACGCCCTCTTCCTTGTTCGTTTCGGACAGGATCATGTCGGCCAATTGGGCCCGCGAGATACCGAGACCCGTCGCCTCCGCCAGGAGGGGGCGCACGAATTCGTCGCGGAACTGCTCCCGCCGGTTCGCCCTGATCCGGGCCAGGGCCCCATCGGCGACGAACATGCCGATGCCCCGCTTCTTGTAGAGGATTCCCGCGTCCACGAGCAGGTTCACTCCTTTCCCGGCCGTGGCCGGATTGATCCGATAGAAGCCGGCGAATTCGTTCGTGGAGGGCACCTGGGTCTCCTCGAGCAGCGCCCCACTGAGGATGTCGTTCTCGATTCGCTGGGCGATCTGAATGAAGATCGGCCTCATCGCATCCACATGACTCCTCCGTCATTGTTCATTGGTTTGTTACTTGACCAGCTAACCCCTGAACATTGCGCCTGTCAAGGGTTTGTCGCCCAATCCGGGTTAAGGTCGTTGCATGTCCGAAGCTCCCCGTTTGCGGCCCGCGAAGCACACAGTGCTGCACACCTTCGCCGCTCACATCAAGGCGAGGCCGAAGGCGGTCTTCCTGGCGCTCGACGGGCGGCTCAACCCCGGCACGGGCGCCGGGAGCGCCTACCTCGCCGATCCCGACGCCTTCTTCATCGTCGCGCAGGGCGGCTGGTGGTACCGCGCCGAGTACCGGGTCGTGCCGGACGAATACGGCTCGAATCTCGAGCACGTGATTCTGAGCGTGGCACAGCGCGGCGAGAAGGCCGCGCTCGCGACAGGCCGTCGGGTCATCCAGACGGCGCCTCTGGTCTTTCACGACCTCGTGAAGAGCCTGCGCGCCGAGCTGGAGTAGGCGTCTAGGGAGCCGGGTAGAGCTGCTCGACCGCGGTCTCGGCCCAGTCGTTCACCTCTGCGAACCGGTCCGGCCCGCCGAAGGTGCTGTTCACGGTGACCCAGCCGTCGGGAAGCACGATGTGCACGATGGCGGGAAGCGTGCCCTCATCGCCCTCCTGACTGAAGATGACCCGCTCGCCGTCGGCGCTTTCGTCGAGGCCGCGGGTCGCGAGTTCGGCGAGCACGCCCTCGTGGGCATCGTTGGTCAGCGCTTGGGCTGCGAACTCGAACGAGCTCAGGTCGACTCCGTCCTGGCCGTAGACGCAGTAGAGCGGCTCGCCGCCGTCCTGCCCGACCGATCGCTCCTGCTCGTAGATGCCGTTGCCGTTGGAGTCGCTGAAGAGGACCACGTCGTTCGCGGCATACTCGGCAGCGAGGTCCGGTCCGACGAGCTCGGAGCAGTCGTCTGGCAGGGTGAACGCGGCGGGCGCCGTGGTGGGAGTCGGGGACGCGGATGCCGTGGGTTCGGTGTCGGTGGTCGGCTCGGGCTCCCCGGAGCCGGCGGTGGTGCATCCGGCGAGCGCCGCAACCATCACGGTGACGAGGGCAGCTCGGGAGGCGAGGCGGGGAGCAAGGCGGGTCATGGCATCCGATCTTCTGGCTGTGTGCCGCGAATCTAGCATCCGCTCGCGGTGAGCCCGTGACCACACCCGGCGCGGCCGCCGAACGCCTAGGCTCGGGACGTGTTCGAACTCCACCATCTCACCGCCCAGGAGCAGTGGGACTGGCTCCAGCGCGGCGAGATCACCCCGACCGAGCTGGCCTGGCACTACCTCGAACGCATCGAGCGGCTCGACCACGGCCTCGGTGCCTTCGTGACGGTGACCTCGGATGCCGCCCTCGAACGCGCGGCGCACGTGGAGTCGGCCGTACCGAGGTCCGCTCCGCTGTGGGGCATCCCGTTCGGCGACAAGGACCTCAACCCGAGGGCCGGGGTCCCCACCAAGTTCGGCTCGGCGCTCATGGCGGACTTCGTGCCGGATGCCTCCGACGAGCTCACCCTCGCCCTGGACGCCGCCGGGGGAGTAAGCCTCGGCAAAACCAATGCGCCCGAGTTCGGGCTCCCCTCCAACACCGAGAGTCGCGTCGCGCCGCCAGCACGCAATCCCTGGGACACGAGCCTCGGGGCGGGCGGATCGAGCGGCGGTGCGGCAGTCGCCGTTGCGGCGGGACTGCTGCCGTTCGCGCCCGGAACCGACGGCGGCGGCTCGGTGCGGATCCCCGCGGCGGCCACCGGACTCGTCGGGCTCAAGCCCTCCCGGGGCCTCGTGCCGAGTGGTACCGGAATCGACAAGCTCGCCGGGCTCGTCGTCCCCGGCCCGCTCGCCCGCACGGTCGCCGACGCGGCCATGCTGCTCGACGCGATGATCGCCGGGGGCGACTACCCGTTCACCCTGCGCGCGCCGCGCTGGGACGGCGGGGGACTGCTCAACGCGGCGGTGCGCGGCGAGGGACGCTTCCAGCTCGCCGTCATGACGACCTCCCCGTGGGACGACGCCTACGACGTGACGGTGTCGGACGAGGCATCCGCCGCCCTCGCGCTGGCGGTGCGCGAACTCGCCTCGATCGGCCACGGCATCGACGAACTCGCACTCGAGCCCGATCCCAGCTATTCGCCCGCGTTCCGCACTGTGTGGCAGGCCGGTGCCTCCGGGATCCCGGCCGAGGGCGCCGAGCTCGAGCTGCTCGAGCCGCTCACCCGCTGGCTCGTCGAGCGCGGCCGCGAGCTGTCGGCGCGGCAGCTCGCCGAGGCGCTCGCGCAGCTCGCGGCGTTCGAGCGGTCCGTCATCCGCCAGTTCGCGGGGGTGGATGCCGTGCTCACACCCGCCCTTGCCCTCACGCCCCGCCCGATCGGCTGGTACGACAGCGAGGACCCTGAGCGCAATTTTGCCCAGCAGGTGCAGTACACGCCGTTCACGAGCTTCGCGAACGTCACCGGGCTGCCCGCGATCACGCTGCCGGTCTACGAGGCCGCGGGAGGCATCCCGATGGGGGTTCAGCTCATCGGCCGCCCGGGCGGCGAACACGTGCTGCTCTCGATCGGCGCGCAGCTCGAGCGCCGGCTGGGCTGGCACCGCCGCCACCCGCCGCAGTGGTGACCACCGCTGACTCCGTGCCGACTCAGCCCGCGCGGGCCTGGCTGACGATCATCTCGAGCTCACTCTCGACGTTCGAGTAGAACCACTCGGGGCCGACGAAGAGGAAGCAGCTCTCCTCGCCCATCACCGACTGCTCCGGCGGAAGGCAGAAGAGCTCGCCGCCGAGCGCGGAGCGCGCGAAGTACCCGTCGGCGGTGAGCCGGGACTTCACCGCCTTCGCGTTGGCGCTGGAAATCGCCGAATGTCCGTAGGAGAAGGCGTCGCCCGACGACGGGTACCCCCACTGGCAGGCAACCCCGTTGTACTGAACGAACAGCCCGATCGAGTTGCCCTGGTCAATCATCCGTTGGCCGAAGTCGGGGATGAGTGCCCAGCCGTCGGCTGCACTGGCGGCGAACCGCTGTGTCGTCTCGCCGTCAAGCAGCGATTGGCAGGTCGATGTCGTTCTGAACTCAGGCGCGGGTTCGGGCGCGGCGGACGGCGTGGGAGTGGCGCTCGGCGCGGGCGCGGGCGCGGGCGCGGGCGACGCTGTGGCGTCGGGACTCGCGCTCGCACTCGGGCTTGCGCTCGCGCGAGGGGAGGCGGACGGGCTCGGGTCCCCGGCATCCGGCTCCGCTGCACATCCGGCCAGTAACAGGCACGCCGCCGCGGCGACGATCAGGCGGTGAACTCTCATGGCATTGCCTCCCACACAGGGCGGGCGGGCCCCATCCCCCTTAGCGTCGAGAGTACCGCGCCGCCTACCCGATCGGTACGGGCTGCTTCCGCGCGCCGAGTTCCTTGTTGACCTGCGGGGCCACCTCCGTCGCGAACAGCTCGATCGACTGCATCATGAGTGGCTGGGGAACGCCCGACCAGTCCATCTGCAGCCCGACCCGGTCGTTGCCGAGGTGGCCATGCGTGGCGATGATCTTGTCGGCGACCTCATTCGGGCTTCCACCGAAGATCGCGCCGCGTGGCCCCGTCATCTCGTCGTAGCTCTCCCGCGTCGGGGTGGGGAAGCCGCGCTCCTTCGAGATGCGGCTCATCGACGTGGCCCAGTAGGGGAAGAAAGCATCCTTCGCCGCCTTCGAGCCTGTTCCGATGAAGCCGGGGCCGGCGATCGCCGTCGTGAGCGTCGAGACGTCGTGGCCGGACTGCGTCGCCGCCCGGCGGTAGAGGTCGAACAGTGGGGCGAATCGCTCGGGGTAGCCGCCGATGATCGCGTAGCTTACGGGCAGACCCAGCATTCCGGCTCGGGCAGACGACTGGGGGTTGCCGCCAGTGGCGATCCAGATGTCGAGCTTGCCGGGGTTCTCCGGAGTACCGATCGGGCGGGGGAGGATGAGGGCGTCGTCGAGCGGCGGCCGGAACTGGCCCTGCCAGGTGATTCGCTCGCTCTCGTTGAGGGCGAGAAGCAGCTCAAGCTTCTCGGCATACAAGGCGTCGTAGTCGGCGAGGTTCGCGCCGAACAGAGGAAACGACTCGATGAAGGAGCCGCGCCCGGCGACCAGCTCGGCGCGACCGTGGGAGAGCAGGTCGATCGTCGAGAACTGCTGGAAGACTCGCACGGGGTCCTCGGTGCTGAGCACCGTGACGGCGCTGCCGATGCGGATGCGCTCCGTGACGGCCGCGGCGGCCGCGAGCACGGTTGCTGGCGCCGAGATCGCGTAGTCGGGGCGGTGGTGCTCGCCGAGCCCGAAGTAGTCCAAGCCCGCGCGATCGGCGAGTTTGATGCGCTCGATCGTGTTGGCGAGCTGCTGCTCGGCTCCGACGCCCTGGCTCGTGGTGGGGTCGAGGTCGATGTCGCCGAAGCTGTAGATTCCGAATTCCATACATAAGTATACAAAGCAGCGGCGGCGATAATTCCCGACGCCGGCCGACTGGACGCCAGGCTGTCGGGACGACAGGTGGCCCGCTCAGCGGGCCGGCACGCAGCCGACAAGCTCGGCGCTGCGCTGCCAGAGCGCGGCGGCCAGGTCCGCGTCGCCCGCGAGCCGGTGTCGACGACCGTTGCCGGTGAGGGTGTCGAAGTAGGTGCCGCTGGGGAATCCGGGGTCGAGCGTGGACGCGAGCTCGATCAGCGGCACGGCTCCGGCCTCGACCGAGATGCCGTACCGGCCACCGCTCATGAGGGCGATGAGCGCCATCAGAGGGGATCCGTGGCCGAAGCTCGTGGCGACGAAGCCGGGATGGAACGAGTACGCGCTGACACCGGTGCCGGCGGTGCGCCGCGCGAGTTCCTCGGTGAACAGGATGGTCTCGAGCTTGCTCGTGCCATACGCCCCCCAGCCGCCGAGCCACGGCCGCTGGGCCCAGTTGAGATCGTCGAGCCGCAGTCTCGCCCAGCGGTTCGCAACGCTCGCCGTGGAGATTACCCGCGCGCCGGACTCGATGAGCCGCGGAAGGAGCAGCTGCGTCAGCAGGAACGGTGCAAGGTGGTTCGACTGGAAAGTGCGCTCGTGCCCATCAACGGTGAGCGTGCGGGTCGGAACGAGGCCGCCGGCGTTGTTCGCGAGCACGTCGATGCGGTCGCACGCGAACAGCAAGTCATCGGCAAGGGTGCGCACGTCGTCGAGCCGGTCGAAGTCCGCGATGAACGCGACCCCGCCAACCTCGGCCGCGACCGCCTCGGCGCGTGCGCGGTGGCGTCCAACAACAGCGATCCGGGCACCTCGGTCGGCGAGCTCGGTCGCCGCCTGCCTGCCGATGCCGGAGCTCGCGCCCGTGATCACGACGGTCTTGCCCGTCATCGAACGATCGATGCTCGTCACCGATAGCCACCCTTCTCAAGCCCTGCCTCTACTTCGAAGCGGTTCTCAGAAGCGATTGGTCCGGCGGCGAGATAGAGCGGAACCAGGGCCAGCCCAAATCGGCGCCACTGGTCGCGGTGCACCGCCTCGTGCTCGAGAACGGCGGGAGAGACATTGTTTCGGGTGAGGAAAACGGCGCCGATCGTGGTGCCGCCACGGCCGAACGCCCAGTGCGGGCATCCACGCGCCACGATCACGCCACAGCTCTCCTCGAGGCGGCCCACGCTCAGGGCGCCACCCCACACGAGTCCGATCGCGGTTGCCGCGAGATAGCCGACGCGCACGACGCGGCGGTTGCGTGCGAGGCGCACGATCGCGGGCCGAGCTGATGCCGCGGCCACGACGGACAGCGCACCGCGTTGGAGGGCGGTGGGGATGCTCGCTCGCGTCATTATCCATTGGTAGCACGATCCGCCCAGCGTGATCCGCGCGTCCGGCAATACAGTGGGGGAATGAGGAGCACCGGAGCGCGCGTCGCGATGGTCTCCATGCACACCTCTCCCATCGCGGACGCCGGAACCCGCGATTCGGGAGGGATGAACGTTCTCCTGCTCTCGGTCGCCGCTCAGTTCGCCTCCCGCGGCGTGGAGGTGCACCTGCTCACCCGGGCGGAGGGCGAGCCGGTGGTGCGCGAGATCTCGGATGGCGTGCAGCTGCACGAGCTGCGCGCGGGGGGCCCGGGTCCGATCGACAAGCGGGCCCTCTCGGTCGTCGCCGATGAGTTCGGCGAGTCGGTCGCGGAACTGGGCCGCACCGGTGGCGGGTACGACGTCATCCACGCGCACTACTGGCTGAGCGGAATCGCCACCCTGCCAGTGGCGATCGAGCTCGGCATCCCGTTCGTGCAGAGCTTTCACACGGTCGCGGCGATGAAGAATCGCACGATCGCGCCGGGACAGGAGCCCGAGCCGGAGGCACGGCTGCGGAGCGAGATGTTCCTCGCCACCCAGGCGAACGCTCTCCTGGCCGGCTCGGCCTCGGAGGCCAGCGCCCTCATCGACGAGGTGGGGGCCCCGCCGGAGCGGGTGTGGGTGGTTCCTCCGGGCGTCGACCTCGGACTGTTCCGCGCCGATAGGGCGCCGGCCGCGAGCGAGTCGGTGCGGCGCGAACTCGGCATCGGCCTCGGACGCCCGATTATCGCTGCCGCCGGCCGTGTGCAGCCGCTCAAGGACCAGGCGCTCGCCATCCGCGCCCTCGCCGAACTGCACGCGCTGCGCGGCTGGGCGCCGGTTCTCGTCATCGCGGGGGAGTCCACTCCTGGGGACGCCGGCTACCTCGCGTCGCTGCGCGAGCTGAGCGTGCAGCTCGGCGTCGGTGACGACGTGAGGTTCGCGGGGGCGCTGTCGCGGGAACGGCTCGCCGACCTGTTCGCCGCGGCATCCGTCACGATCCTGCCCTCGCACAGCGAGACCTTCGGGCTGGTGGCCCTCGAGTCGGCCGCGAGCGGCACGCCGGTCGTCGGCTCCCGCAACACCGGGCTCGTCGAATCCGTCGCCGAGGGCGAGTCGGGCCTGCTCGTCGACACGCGAGAGCCGCGGGCATGGGCCGAGGCGGTCACGGTACTGCTCGATGAGCAGGGCGCGCGCGACCGTATGTCGGTGTCGGCGCGACACCACGCCGAGGGCTACACGTGGGCGGCAACGGCCGCAGCGATGCTAGGCGTCTACGCGAGCCTCGGCTAGCGGTGGTGCCTTCGTCCGTGGCGTCGTGATTTGCGTCGAGTACGTGGTTGTGGTCGTTGCGCGCGTGGCGGGAGCGACCATTACTGCGTAGTCGGCGCAGTACCCGGTGTCGCCTGTCCGTTGATCTGGGTGTGCTCGTGCGCGACGAACGCGCGCGAGCTGATGTCCTGCGCCTCCGTGGCGTCGTGATTTGCGTCGAGTACGTGGTTGTGGTCGTTGCGCGCGTGGCGGGAGCGACCATTACTGCGTAGTCGGCGCAGTACCCGGTGTCGCAGCGCGATCTGGCAGGTGAGACGAGCCGGTGGCGGGCGGAGTCCGCGCTGCGACCAGTCGGGTCGACTGCCCGTCAGGCGCTCGGCCGACCGTACTCCTCGAGCAGACGCAGCCAGATCTCGCTCATAGTCGGGTAGGCAGGAACCGCGTGCCAGAGTCGGTCGATCGGCACCTCGCCGACAACCGCAATGGTGGCGGCGTGCAGCAGCTCGGCGACATCCGGCCCGACGAACGTGACACCGAGCATCACCTGCCGCGACTCGTCGACGACCATGCGCGCGCGGCCACGGTAGCGGTCTGCGTGCAGGCTCGCGCCGGCAATCTGGCCGAGCTCGTAGTCGACGACGCGGATACGGTGTCCGGCCTTCTCGGCCGCCGCGGCGGTGAGCCCGACCGAGGCGACCTCAGGGTCAGTGAAGGTGACCTGCGGCACGGCGGCCTGATCTGCGGTGGCGACGTGGGCGCCCCACGCTTCGTCGCGCACCGGGGCGCCGGTCGCGCGGGCGGCGATGACGTCGCCGGCGGCCCTGGCCTGGTATTTGCCCTGATGGGTGAGCAGCGCGCGATGGGTGACATCGCCCACGGCGTAGAGCCAGTCGAAGCCGGGTGCCCGCAGGGTGTCGTCGACCTGGATCCAGTCGCCGGGGGTCAGACCGATCGAGTCGAGGCCGATGTCGCCGGTCACGGGCGTGCGTCCGGTGGCGACCAGCAGCTCGCTCGCGGAGACCTCGCTGCCGTCGTCGAGGTCCAGCACGAAGGCGTCGTCGCCGGAGCGGCGGACCCGCGTGGGGGACACCCCTGAGAGAATCGTCACGCCGAGCGCCTCCAGGCCGGTGGCGACGAGTTCCCCGGCGAACGGCTCGAGTGCGCCGAGTAGGCGGCCCCGTGTCACGAGGGTGACTCTCGTGCCGAAACTCGCGTAGGCGGTGGCCATCTCGGTGCCCACAACACCGCCGCCGATGATGAGGAGGGAATCCGGTGCGGAGTGTGCGCTTGTCGCCTCCCGGCTCGTCCACGGCCGGGACTCGGCGAGGCCGGGCACGTCGGGCATGAGCGCGGCGGATCCGGTACTCACGACGACGGCATGATTCGCGGTGATCTCGAGCTGGGTTCCATCGGCAGCGGTCACCCGCACCGCCTTCTTACCGGTGAGTCGGCCGCGACCGCGGAGCAGGTCGATTCCTGCCGACTCGAGCCAGCTCACCTGGCCGTCGTCATTCCAATTGCTCGTGAACTTGTCGCGGCGGGCGAATACGGCGGCCACATCGAGTTCGCCGGTGACGGCCTCCCGCGCACCGCCGACGCTCTTCGCCGCGCGAAGAGCGAGCCCGCTGCGGAGGAGGGCCTTCGACGGCATGCAGGCCCAGTAGGAGCACTCCCCGCCGACGAGTTCACTCTCGATGACGACTGCGCTGAGCCCGCCCTGCACGGCGCGGTCGGCGACGTTTTCGCCTGCTGATCCGGCTCCAATGACGATGACATCCCAGTTGGTGCGGGTCATGAGGTCCCTCCTAAGGTCGGGGGATAGGCGAGGGGTCCGCCCCATCCGTCGTAGCTGCCGTGGTTGCGCTCGATAACCTTGAACACCCGGCAGACCATGTCGTCGACCTCGTGTGCCTCGATCGTGGCGGTTTGCGTGACGCGCAGTTCGAACTTCGACCAGCCGCTGCGCTTGAGGCTCGTCGCGAAACCCTCGGCAGTGAGCTGCGCCCGCGCCGCGTCCGCCTCCTTGCGGCCGGTGAACAGGGCGAAGTGCTCGATCACCCGGGCGATATCGAGATGGTCGCCCATCTTGACTCGCTGGGCGAGCTGCTCCGAGTTCATCGCCCGCTGTGCTTCCAGGTCGCGCGCCATCGGGCTACCTGCCCACGAATTCGGCGGGACGACGGCTCAGGAACGCGTGCATGCCGATGCGCGAGTCTTCGCTCGCGGCGAGTTTCACCAGGGCGGGCTGCAGGCCGGCCTCGGCCGCCGCGTCTCCCTCGCGCACCGCGAGCCGGGCGCTGGCGAGCGCTGCCTGCACCGCGAGCGGTGCCTGCGAGGCGACTCGCTGGGCGAGCTCGAGGCCCCGCTCATACTGGGTGCCGTGCGGCACGACTTCCTGCACGAGCCCGATGCGGTGCGCCTCGGCGGCGTCGAACTGGTCGCCGGTGAGGATCCAACGCATCGCGTTGCCCCAGCCGACAGCGCGGGGCAGGCGGATCGTTGCGCCGCCGAACGGGAGGATGCCGCGCGACACCTCGATCTGGCCGAAGGTCG comes from the Marisediminicola antarctica genome and includes:
- a CDS encoding ABC transporter permease gives rise to the protein MRFANVTAAESLKLTSTRLWWILLLVLFGYVAFIAALLAGLFGAMGEQLSATPGSPQLPDATLPPVVYSTASAVGYVFPVLLGALATTSEFRHQTLTPTFLATPRRGVVLLAKIVVLAVAGALYGVVALVASIGLGAPILAATGVPTALGDSETWMLAARVVLAMSLWAVVGVGLGVLVPNQVAAIVIVLAFTQFVEPILRFGATIWEWTAQIGQFLPGAASDALVGASIFTSLGPGQVETVSLEWWQGGLVLFVIAAVAALAGYFGAWKRDVT
- a CDS encoding amidase, coding for MFELHHLTAQEQWDWLQRGEITPTELAWHYLERIERLDHGLGAFVTVTSDAALERAAHVESAVPRSAPLWGIPFGDKDLNPRAGVPTKFGSALMADFVPDASDELTLALDAAGGVSLGKTNAPEFGLPSNTESRVAPPARNPWDTSLGAGGSSGGAAVAVAAGLLPFAPGTDGGGSVRIPAAATGLVGLKPSRGLVPSGTGIDKLAGLVVPGPLARTVADAAMLLDAMIAGGDYPFTLRAPRWDGGGLLNAAVRGEGRFQLAVMTTSPWDDAYDVTVSDEASAALALAVRELASIGHGIDELALEPDPSYSPAFRTVWQAGASGIPAEGAELELLEPLTRWLVERGRELSARQLAEALAQLAAFERSVIRQFAGVDAVLTPALALTPRPIGWYDSEDPERNFAQQVQYTPFTSFANVTGLPAITLPVYEAAGGIPMGVQLIGRPGGEHVLLSIGAQLERRLGWHRRHPPQW
- a CDS encoding LLM class flavin-dependent oxidoreductase, translating into MEFGIYSFGDIDLDPTTSQGVGAEQQLANTIERIKLADRAGLDYFGLGEHHRPDYAISAPATVLAAAAAVTERIRIGSAVTVLSTEDPVRVFQQFSTIDLLSHGRAELVAGRGSFIESFPLFGANLADYDALYAEKLELLLALNESERITWQGQFRPPLDDALILPRPIGTPENPGKLDIWIATGGNPQSSARAGMLGLPVSYAIIGGYPERFAPLFDLYRRAATQSGHDVSTLTTAIAGPGFIGTGSKAAKDAFFPYWATSMSRISKERGFPTPTRESYDEMTGPRGAIFGGSPNEVADKIIATHGHLGNDRVGLQMDWSGVPQPLMMQSIELFATEVAPQVNKELGARKQPVPIG
- a CDS encoding ABC transporter ATP-binding protein, translating into MSTVIEVKGLSKRFGKVVALDDVSFSVSQNKICGLLGRNGAGKTTLMQLLTGQQFATSGTIEIFGRSPVETASVLERICFIKESQTYPEDFSVKHVFTSAPWFFSGWDASFAEQLIDDFRIPTNRRVKKLSRGQLSAVGVVVGLASRAPLTFFDEPYLGLDAVARQTFYDRLLEDYAVHPRTVILSTHLIDEVSNLLEHVIVLDQGRVIIDGAADDVRSSATTVVGPRGAVDAFVGDRAALSRKGVGGLASVTIHALTSDERHAAGDAGLELSPVSLQQLIVHRTNSSSREFEQSA
- a CDS encoding Fe-S oxidoreductase; translated protein: MTRASIPTALQRGALSVVAAASARPAIVRLARNRRVVRVGYLAATAIGLVWGGALSVGRLEESCGVIVARGCPHWAFGRGGTTIGAVFLTRNNVSPAVLEHEAVHRDQWRRFGLALVPLYLAAGPIASENRFEVEAGLEKGGYR
- a CDS encoding GntR family transcriptional regulator — encoded protein: MRPIFIQIAQRIENDILSGALLEETQVPSTNEFAGFYRINPATAGKGVNLLVDAGILYKKRGIGMFVADGALARIRANRREQFRDEFVRPLLAEATGLGISRAQLADMILSETNKEEGVA
- a CDS encoding ABC transporter permease, which gives rise to MTIDTRVTRPATSGAVTRIVNVARLHLTQKVPLLVLPWLILGFIFLVNLLIWWILASALPPADRVDAAEGMQFSGASTFIFVYMLVVAVQAINAAFPFALGYGVTRRDFYLGSSLTFVLLSIYYALGMTVLAELERATGGWGLGGAMFDVVFFDADTPLQRFALFLLAFLFFFFVGAATAAVYVRWRSRGMLVFFAALALITVGLAWLATDTGSWPLIGGWFTENGALGVAVWSLVPSTAAAVAGLVLIRGATPRT
- a CDS encoding SDR family NAD(P)-dependent oxidoreductase — its product is MTSIDRSMTGKTVVITGASSGIGRQAATELADRGARIAVVGRHRARAEAVAAEVGGVAFIADFDRLDDVRTLADDLLFACDRIDVLANNAGGLVPTRTLTVDGHERTFQSNHLAPFLLTQLLLPRLIESGARVISTASVANRWARLRLDDLNWAQRPWLGGWGAYGTSKLETILFTEELARRTAGTGVSAYSFHPGFVATSFGHGSPLMALIALMSGGRYGISVEAGAVPLIELASTLDPGFPSGTYFDTLTGNGRRHRLAGDADLAAALWQRSAELVGCVPAR
- a CDS encoding GNAT family N-acetyltransferase, whose translation is MLEEEYQASHRPFGAQRNLPPLQVPFEYEIRAVEAADLPDIREIYNHYVANSTVTFDEKPMTLAQLRAKFAQLGKLGLPFIVAVSPNGHVLGYAYVFPWKTKAAYRFTVENSIYLGPAATGKGLGKALMGELITRSKAAGLKEIVAVIADRGADASIRLHEHFGFKQIGHMGKVGFKFNRWLGTILMQKSLK